A portion of the Stigmatella aurantiaca DW4/3-1 genome contains these proteins:
- a CDS encoding FadR/GntR family transcriptional regulator, protein MEWVGLVGRVEQDLERVIAQGLLPQDGFLPSENSLAKHYGLSRSTVREALKRLAARALIEQHPGRRSRALPLEGAVTLENLGVVLEGPGAAHPERRKLLEGFLALKRETAVELLAACCQQASARDLDTLAGLCFELAEEARWGDNPGRWAELEFALLRQAARAVERPGQALLLQSLERSYRGMAQRLVPHLNAEATRQWALLALHALAGKDAQPLRQELPALLQASDAHLLAGLPPPQEPRESSRPPPCEDTAPSHHPPEHEDARERLSKANGPNLSACPTGLSQRPPTGGPPPEAPFSDSRTPLVDGLPGTDGPQGQEGSRRVPPGLQERQSLAPVGAGSGAGLLGREGGHLLLSPEGAQHPCPGA, encoded by the coding sequence ATGGAATGGGTGGGGCTCGTCGGACGAGTGGAGCAGGACCTGGAGCGGGTGATTGCGCAAGGCCTGCTGCCCCAGGATGGCTTTCTTCCCTCGGAAAACTCGCTGGCCAAGCACTACGGCCTTTCACGCAGCACCGTCCGTGAAGCACTGAAGCGCCTGGCCGCCAGAGCGTTGATTGAGCAGCACCCGGGCCGCCGCAGCCGAGCCCTCCCCTTGGAGGGGGCGGTGACCCTGGAGAACCTGGGAGTGGTGCTGGAGGGCCCGGGCGCCGCACACCCGGAGAGACGCAAGCTGCTGGAAGGCTTTCTGGCCCTCAAGCGAGAGACGGCAGTAGAACTGCTGGCGGCGTGTTGCCAGCAGGCCTCTGCCAGGGACTTGGACACGCTGGCAGGCCTGTGCTTCGAGTTGGCGGAGGAGGCCCGCTGGGGCGACAACCCCGGCAGGTGGGCGGAGTTGGAGTTCGCGTTGCTGAGGCAGGCGGCCCGCGCGGTGGAGCGTCCCGGACAGGCGCTGCTGCTGCAGTCGCTGGAGCGCTCATACCGAGGAATGGCTCAGCGGCTGGTGCCCCACCTGAATGCGGAGGCCACTCGCCAGTGGGCGCTCTTGGCGCTCCACGCCCTGGCAGGGAAGGACGCGCAGCCCCTGCGCCAGGAATTGCCCGCCTTGCTCCAGGCGAGTGATGCGCACCTGCTCGCAGGCCTCCCACCCCCGCAGGAGCCAAGGGAGTCATCACGGCCCCCACCGTGCGAAGACACAGCCCCCTCTCACCACCCCCCGGAGCATGAGGACGCCAGGGAGAGGCTGTCGAAGGCGAATGGTCCCAACCTGTCTGCTTGCCCTACAGGTTTGAGCCAACGGCCGCCCACGGGGGGCCCCCCACCCGAGGCGCCCTTCTCTGACTCACGCACCCCTCTGGTAGACGGGTTGCCCGGCACGGATGGACCTCAGGGCCAGGAAGGGTCGCGAAGGGTTCCGCCTGGTCTCCAGGAGAGACAGTCCCTGGCTCCGGTTGGTGCTGGCTCTGGGGCGGGGCTCCTGGGCAGAGAGGGCGGACATCTCCTCCTGTCACCAGAAGGTGCTCAGCATCCATGTCCGGGAGCTTAG
- a CDS encoding porin: MSVSPSPSLRRMPARILLVRGLLTGALLAGASALAQAPKPEEAPPPAAETAASPTTPEPNDATESGGDLTSVLPMRLGSVEVGGRLSLRETLVKPQVGDWAGDLGLGTARIEFTYRWKKRVRAVVEFDAQDIQTGSSSLKDAFVWLKASKAFSFRAGHFKVPLSLIELESGARLPLVRRGLLRDVLDDALGLSGRRYGAQAEWKCDGCTQDLRVHLGVWQARELEDEVALSKGLGLTPALRGTWASGNLEVGVSALYQPSGASEFGDRNGWTAGLDVHHEVSLGRSALRTWSEVLVGKASALTTTEGAFLTGRILAAWRLGGVLRGDAYAEPFVMASALEPDLELDNDLMWEGVGGLNAGQWRLWRLQVQFEVRKKSDGTPAELSALKKNLASRRALLVQLEVSF, from the coding sequence GTGTCCGTGTCCCCTTCCCCCTCCCTCCGCCGGATGCCGGCCCGCATCCTCCTGGTCCGAGGACTCCTCACCGGGGCGCTCCTCGCGGGGGCCTCCGCGCTCGCCCAGGCGCCGAAGCCGGAGGAGGCCCCTCCTCCCGCGGCCGAGACCGCTGCGTCCCCAACAACCCCCGAGCCCAACGATGCCACCGAGTCGGGAGGCGACCTCACCTCCGTGCTCCCCATGCGGCTCGGCTCGGTGGAAGTCGGCGGGCGGCTCTCGCTGCGCGAGACCCTCGTGAAACCCCAGGTTGGCGATTGGGCCGGCGATCTCGGCCTGGGCACGGCACGGATCGAGTTCACCTACCGCTGGAAGAAACGCGTGCGCGCCGTGGTGGAGTTCGACGCCCAAGACATCCAGACCGGCTCGAGCAGTCTGAAGGATGCCTTCGTCTGGCTGAAGGCCTCGAAGGCCTTCTCCTTCCGCGCCGGACACTTCAAGGTCCCCCTCTCCCTGATCGAGCTGGAGTCGGGCGCGCGGCTTCCCCTCGTGCGCAGGGGGCTGCTGCGCGATGTGCTGGATGACGCGCTGGGGCTCAGCGGCAGACGGTATGGCGCGCAGGCCGAGTGGAAGTGCGATGGATGCACCCAGGACTTGAGGGTGCACCTGGGGGTCTGGCAGGCGAGGGAGCTCGAAGACGAGGTCGCCCTTTCGAAGGGGCTGGGCCTCACCCCCGCGCTGCGTGGGACGTGGGCCTCGGGAAACCTGGAGGTGGGCGTCTCCGCCCTCTACCAACCCTCGGGCGCCAGTGAGTTCGGCGATCGCAACGGTTGGACGGCGGGGCTCGACGTTCACCATGAAGTGTCCCTCGGCCGAAGCGCGCTGCGGACTTGGTCCGAGGTGCTCGTGGGCAAGGCCAGCGCCCTGACCACCACGGAGGGCGCGTTCCTCACCGGCCGCATCCTGGCCGCCTGGCGGCTGGGCGGCGTCCTGCGCGGGGATGCCTATGCCGAGCCCTTCGTGATGGCGTCCGCGCTCGAACCGGACCTCGAGCTCGACAACGACTTGATGTGGGAAGGCGTGGGAGGCCTCAACGCCGGCCAGTGGCGGCTGTGGCGGCTCCAGGTGCAGTTCGAGGTCCGCAAGAAGAGCGATGGCACGCCCGCGGAGCTCTCCGCGCTCAAGAAGAACCTCGCCTCACGGCGGGCCCTGTTGGTGCAACTGGAGGTGAGCTTTTGA
- a CDS encoding DUF4956 domain-containing protein translates to MLPPEFSLGAAAAEPQGLSILATLTRFSLALILGASLAYRPWRKRLSHAPPLLVEAAHTQLLIAVAGAMMTTVIGDSVSRAFGLVGLGGFIRFRSGIKDPRDAAVMFVMIGVGMACGLGAFSVAICATVFFGGVLMALDMTTQRRTQLVKLSLGLENLAAALPSLKVLHPQARILTIEQAATPGGTAVVELIVPQQMDGLELLEGVRRQLPGVQSASIDPG, encoded by the coding sequence ATGCTTCCGCCTGAGTTCTCCCTGGGAGCGGCCGCCGCCGAACCCCAGGGGTTGTCCATCCTCGCGACCCTGACGCGCTTCAGCCTGGCCCTGATCCTGGGCGCGAGCCTGGCCTACCGTCCCTGGCGCAAGCGGCTGTCCCATGCGCCGCCCCTGCTCGTGGAGGCGGCGCACACGCAGCTGCTCATCGCCGTGGCCGGCGCGATGATGACGACGGTCATCGGCGACAGCGTGTCCCGGGCCTTTGGCCTCGTGGGGCTGGGAGGCTTCATCCGCTTCCGCTCGGGCATCAAGGATCCCCGGGACGCGGCCGTCATGTTCGTGATGATCGGCGTGGGCATGGCCTGCGGCCTGGGCGCCTTCTCCGTGGCGATCTGCGCCACCGTCTTCTTCGGGGGCGTGCTGATGGCCCTGGACATGACGACCCAGCGGCGCACCCAATTGGTGAAGCTGTCGCTGGGACTCGAGAACCTCGCCGCGGCCCTGCCCTCGCTCAAGGTGCTGCACCCCCAGGCACGCATCCTCACAATCGAGCAGGCCGCCACCCCCGGAGGCACGGCGGTCGTCGAACTCATCGTGCCCCAGCAGATGGACGGCCTGGAGCTGCTCGAAGGGGTTCGCCGCCAGCTCCCGGGCGTCCAGAGCGCCTCCATCGATCCGGGGTGA
- a CDS encoding polyphosphate polymerase domain-containing protein yields the protein MSAAEDVVFVEQREAAVRPSLDLDHERRFLPAPEVVEAFVEAVQPWTEPLVYDQEQPHAFTRTTYFDTQRLDFLASCGTKRPQRLRLREYAGAAHLAHPPVLTGPRFLEVKMTTGDRRTKSRCPVSEDEANALLSGASLPAELMPTELLRLAFGPVRPQVTAWYRRSTRATADGSVRLTLDEDLSFALPPHRSETGGPAMPSHLIEQLPAPLLEVKWRGQTPRWLAHALTLLVPFEARGSKFEQGMRTLLGVAVPLPPRNSR from the coding sequence ATGAGCGCGGCGGAGGACGTCGTGTTCGTCGAGCAGCGAGAGGCAGCGGTGCGGCCATCCCTGGACCTGGATCACGAGCGGCGCTTCCTCCCTGCCCCCGAGGTGGTGGAGGCCTTCGTGGAGGCGGTCCAGCCATGGACCGAGCCCCTGGTGTATGACCAGGAGCAGCCCCACGCCTTCACACGCACGACGTACTTCGACACGCAAAGGCTGGACTTCCTGGCCTCCTGTGGGACGAAGCGCCCCCAGCGCCTGAGGCTGCGGGAATACGCGGGGGCAGCCCACCTCGCGCACCCTCCCGTGCTGACTGGCCCGCGGTTCCTCGAGGTGAAGATGACCACGGGGGATCGGCGCACGAAGTCCCGGTGCCCGGTCTCGGAGGACGAGGCGAACGCGCTGCTCTCGGGCGCGTCCCTGCCCGCGGAGCTCATGCCCACCGAGCTGCTGCGCCTTGCCTTCGGCCCGGTGCGGCCACAGGTGACGGCCTGGTACCGCCGCAGCACGCGGGCCACCGCCGATGGCAGCGTCCGCCTCACCCTCGACGAAGACCTCTCGTTCGCGCTGCCCCCCCACCGCAGCGAGACCGGGGGGCCCGCCATGCCCTCCCACCTCATCGAACAACTCCCCGCCCCCCTGCTGGAAGTGAAGTGGCGTGGGCAGACGCCCCGGTGGCTGGCGCACGCCCTGACGCTCCTGGTTCCCTTCGAGGCCCGAGGCTCGAAGTTCGAGCAGGGCATGCGCACGCTCCTCGGCGTCGCCGTGCCCCTGCCCCCCCGCAACTCTCGCTGA
- a CDS encoding serine/threonine-protein kinase has protein sequence MKPASLLAGTLLDSWRVLGLCGLGSYGAVYRAEQVGNEGAGPVALKLALHPLDPRFEREGELLSRLAHRHVPRLYGRGWWSPPRGGPFPYVVMNWVDGVSLYAWAAQQPRTSRQVLTLLAQVARALEATHAVEGVHRDVKGDNILVRTEDGQAMLMDFGSGNYPGSRPLTHQLPPPGTPEYQSPESLRFQWEWRHQRLARYDARPTDDLYALGVTAYRLVTGRYPPPAGDLKVTEEGFQLVHPPWVPPETWGSLHPELAAWIHRLLLGEPTARGTSAEVAQDLEDAATRADAMADLPLTPLPPQAPTPPRSPQAAPSGWAEPLWLMVAASLCLAVGLWWTSGRPSPSPFEETTAATPSQDTEDAGTAGLADSMSSTPVSAVPYLPAQGGFYLDLPKKPFPGQHRPPCAKPQIEINGGCWARFSDATPPCGSGAYEWKKGCYWPIIGPPRPSTSSP, from the coding sequence ATGAAACCTGCCTCTCTCCTTGCCGGCACCCTTCTGGACTCGTGGCGCGTGCTGGGCCTTTGCGGCCTGGGCTCCTATGGCGCCGTCTACCGCGCCGAGCAAGTGGGGAACGAGGGCGCAGGGCCTGTCGCGCTGAAGCTGGCCCTTCACCCCCTGGATCCTCGTTTCGAGCGGGAAGGCGAGTTGCTGTCGCGCCTCGCCCACCGTCACGTTCCCAGATTGTATGGACGGGGCTGGTGGAGTCCTCCCCGGGGAGGGCCTTTCCCCTATGTCGTGATGAACTGGGTGGACGGCGTATCCTTGTACGCGTGGGCCGCCCAGCAGCCGCGCACCTCCCGGCAGGTCTTGACGCTTCTGGCCCAGGTGGCCCGCGCCCTGGAAGCCACCCATGCCGTGGAGGGCGTGCACCGGGACGTGAAGGGCGACAATATCCTGGTCCGGACGGAGGACGGCCAGGCGATGTTGATGGACTTCGGCTCGGGCAATTACCCTGGCTCTCGTCCTCTCACTCACCAGCTTCCGCCCCCGGGCACCCCCGAATACCAGAGCCCCGAGTCCCTGCGTTTTCAGTGGGAGTGGCGGCACCAGCGCCTGGCCCGCTACGACGCCCGGCCCACGGACGACCTGTATGCGCTGGGCGTGACGGCATACCGCCTGGTCACCGGTAGGTATCCTCCTCCCGCCGGAGACCTGAAGGTCACCGAGGAGGGCTTCCAGCTCGTCCACCCTCCCTGGGTACCGCCAGAAACCTGGGGCTCGCTCCATCCAGAACTGGCCGCATGGATCCACCGCCTGCTTCTCGGAGAGCCGACTGCGCGAGGCACCTCGGCGGAGGTGGCTCAAGACCTGGAGGACGCGGCCACGCGAGCAGATGCCATGGCGGATCTTCCCCTCACGCCCCTTCCGCCCCAAGCGCCCACGCCCCCGAGGAGCCCCCAGGCTGCGCCATCGGGTTGGGCAGAGCCCTTGTGGCTGATGGTGGCCGCAAGCCTCTGTCTGGCGGTGGGCTTGTGGTGGACGAGCGGCCGTCCTTCCCCCTCTCCGTTTGAGGAGACAACGGCTGCAACGCCTTCCCAGGACACCGAGGACGCAGGAACGGCGGGGCTCGCGGACTCCATGTCCTCCACCCCTGTCAGTGCCGTGCCGTACCTTCCCGCCCAGGGCGGCTTTTACCTCGACCTCCCCAAGAAACCCTTTCCAGGTCAGCACCGCCCACCTTGTGCGAAGCCGCAGATCGAGATTAACGGAGGGTGTTGGGCACGGTTCAGCGATGCGACTCCCCCGTGCGGCTCGGGAGCCTACGAGTGGAAGAAGGGCTGCTATTGGCCCATCATCGGCCCACCGCGCCCATCCACTTCGTCTCCCTAA
- the tmk gene encoding dTMP kinase gives MLIVFEGIDGSGKTTLSNRVAQELRQAGLRVRHVREGGQLASPVSESLRRFTRDPANLALTPMAELLLYAAREAQLLDEVTRPALATHDIVITDRFFYTAEVLARWGRGLPETSVRPVLDACARGLKPDLVFLIDVDPTIARARRKISKIITPKPGAPSRKGLAGAGLQVRLRAGYRTLAEESPGRWSLVENAGLPLEVLVTRLVQDILHVRGDQRLPAPASRASATPTVRSLSEARARFLAHIDRWMDEEPALAAYYLARFDGEDMAERREQLAAHCPELVAYSLTGLVTPAAWRLRRRLAEQAPVQTLGSLTDAALAAPESWGLRELLVKRAPMEVAASLNGLDSEQAWNLRERLFFAAAENVVASLQRIDSERAWGLRLRWLADVGGKEALGLERVARTACRSLRGLDGERAWQLRELAWSAAPDAVLRSLEGLEGPPSWRLREENVARAPRAVLDSLAGLDHPRAWALREAFGTQCEEALNSIEGLEGVAAWGLRSVLADTWPAAAAKSLGPLETTARGIAFTERLLAQHPEDFALLRHAARCAADTTQRLRHASA, from the coding sequence ATGCTGATCGTCTTCGAAGGAATCGATGGGTCGGGCAAGACGACCCTGTCCAACCGCGTGGCGCAAGAGCTGCGGCAGGCAGGGCTCCGGGTGCGGCACGTGCGCGAAGGCGGACAGCTCGCCTCACCCGTGTCCGAGTCCTTGCGCCGCTTCACCCGCGACCCGGCGAACCTGGCGCTCACCCCCATGGCCGAGCTGCTGCTCTACGCGGCCCGCGAGGCACAACTTCTGGACGAAGTGACGCGGCCCGCCCTGGCGACGCACGACATCGTCATCACCGACCGCTTCTTCTATACCGCCGAGGTGCTCGCACGGTGGGGCCGGGGTTTGCCGGAAACATCGGTGCGCCCCGTGCTCGATGCGTGCGCCCGCGGCTTGAAACCGGATCTCGTCTTCTTGATCGACGTGGATCCCACGATTGCCCGGGCTCGCCGCAAAATCTCCAAGATCATCACACCGAAGCCTGGTGCACCTTCTCGCAAGGGGCTGGCAGGGGCGGGACTCCAGGTCCGGCTGCGCGCCGGCTACCGCACCCTCGCCGAGGAATCCCCCGGGCGCTGGAGCCTGGTGGAGAACGCGGGGCTGCCCCTTGAGGTGCTCGTCACGCGGCTGGTCCAGGACATTCTCCACGTCCGGGGTGACCAGAGGCTCCCCGCCCCCGCCTCCCGGGCCTCCGCCACGCCCACCGTCCGCTCCTTGAGCGAGGCCCGCGCGAGGTTCCTCGCCCATATCGACCGGTGGATGGACGAGGAGCCCGCGCTCGCCGCCTATTACCTCGCGCGCTTCGACGGTGAGGACATGGCGGAGCGGCGGGAACAGCTTGCCGCACACTGCCCGGAGCTCGTGGCCTACAGCCTCACGGGGCTTGTGACACCCGCGGCGTGGAGGCTCCGCAGACGGCTGGCGGAGCAGGCACCGGTGCAGACGCTCGGCTCGCTGACGGACGCGGCCCTGGCAGCACCAGAGTCCTGGGGGCTGCGCGAGTTGCTGGTGAAGCGGGCGCCCATGGAGGTGGCAGCCTCCCTGAATGGACTCGACTCGGAGCAGGCGTGGAACCTGCGCGAGCGCCTCTTCTTCGCCGCCGCGGAGAACGTGGTGGCCTCGCTCCAAAGAATCGACTCGGAGCGCGCCTGGGGTCTGCGGCTGCGCTGGCTGGCGGACGTCGGTGGCAAGGAGGCGCTTGGACTGGAGCGGGTGGCTCGCACAGCCTGCCGCTCGCTGCGGGGACTCGACGGAGAGCGCGCCTGGCAGTTGCGGGAGCTGGCCTGGAGTGCCGCGCCGGACGCCGTCCTCCGCTCGCTGGAGGGGCTCGAGGGCCCCCCCTCCTGGCGCCTCCGCGAGGAGAACGTGGCGCGAGCGCCCCGGGCGGTCCTCGACTCCCTCGCTGGGCTGGACCATCCCCGGGCCTGGGCGCTGCGAGAGGCCTTTGGCACGCAGTGCGAGGAGGCGCTGAACTCGATCGAGGGCCTGGAGGGCGTGGCCGCCTGGGGACTGCGCTCCGTGCTGGCGGACACATGGCCCGCGGCGGCCGCGAAGAGCCTGGGGCCTCTCGAAACGACGGCCCGGGGCATCGCGTTCACCGAGCGGCTGCTGGCCCAACACCCTGAAGACTTCGCGCTGCTGCGCCATGCGGCGCGGTGCGCGGCCGACACCACCCAGAGGTTACGACATGCTTCCGCCTGA
- a CDS encoding CotH kinase family protein, which produces MFGSSRWGALAALALLSTACGDDGRPEGWSDETHGKNAKPAYDVVFPQGQVNRIDITIAPEDWQAMQDDMTGMLGAFGTRGSGPGGGGGGGGRPDGGAPPDGGFPPGGGGGPGGGGPGGGGGGPGGGGGSDLIPNTPVYVPSTVRFGDKTWWHVGVRFKGNSSLSQSWGSGVGKLPFRLNFDKFEDEYPEIDNQRFYGFQKLSLSNSVADASLIRDKVTTDIFRESGVPASHTAFAALYLDHGDGPEYYGLYTLAEDPGDPLLNSFFGTDKGALYEADGVGARLQTFDAESFGPETDAAEEGWSSVEALITALNADRSDAAAWRANLEAKFDVDGFLKWLAIAAVLQHWDAYGAMTHNYYLYSHPGENGRVHWITWDHDRSMSAGGGGMGSTSLTRDEVTGAWPLIRYLLDEPSYRAVYQQYALEVVRGPLATDAMKARLSAEHALIAPWVTGENAERQGFTFLSNPQQFQDALTGASGLLNFAEQRPGQVEAAFGTP; this is translated from the coding sequence ATGTTTGGAAGTTCGAGGTGGGGGGCACTCGCTGCACTCGCACTCCTTTCCACCGCCTGTGGAGATGACGGGAGGCCCGAAGGGTGGAGTGACGAGACGCACGGCAAGAATGCCAAGCCCGCGTATGACGTGGTCTTTCCGCAAGGCCAGGTGAACCGGATCGACATCACCATCGCCCCCGAGGACTGGCAGGCGATGCAGGATGACATGACCGGGATGCTGGGAGCCTTCGGCACGAGGGGCAGCGGTCCCGGCGGCGGCGGCGGTGGGGGTGGTCGTCCCGACGGCGGAGCGCCCCCCGATGGCGGCTTTCCCCCCGGAGGCGGCGGGGGACCTGGCGGCGGGGGACCTGGAGGTGGCGGCGGGGGACCTGGAGGTGGCGGCGGCTCGGACCTCATCCCCAACACGCCCGTGTACGTGCCGTCGACGGTGCGTTTCGGCGACAAGACGTGGTGGCACGTGGGTGTGCGCTTCAAGGGCAACTCCTCGCTGTCCCAGTCATGGGGCAGCGGGGTGGGCAAGCTCCCCTTCCGGCTCAACTTCGACAAGTTCGAGGACGAGTACCCCGAGATTGACAACCAGCGCTTCTACGGCTTCCAGAAGCTGTCGCTCTCCAACAGCGTGGCCGACGCCTCGCTGATCCGCGACAAGGTGACCACCGACATCTTCCGCGAGTCCGGCGTGCCCGCCTCACACACCGCCTTCGCGGCCCTCTACCTGGACCACGGCGATGGGCCCGAATACTACGGCCTCTACACGCTGGCCGAGGACCCCGGAGACCCGCTGCTCAACAGCTTCTTCGGCACGGACAAGGGCGCGCTCTACGAGGCCGATGGCGTGGGGGCTCGCCTCCAGACCTTCGACGCGGAGTCCTTTGGTCCCGAGACGGACGCCGCCGAGGAGGGCTGGTCGAGCGTGGAGGCCCTCATCACCGCGCTCAACGCGGACCGGAGCGACGCAGCGGCCTGGCGCGCGAACCTCGAGGCGAAGTTCGACGTCGATGGCTTCCTGAAGTGGCTGGCCATCGCGGCCGTGCTCCAGCACTGGGACGCCTATGGCGCCATGACCCACAACTACTACCTCTACTCCCATCCTGGGGAGAACGGGCGCGTCCACTGGATCACCTGGGACCATGACCGCTCCATGAGCGCCGGAGGCGGGGGCATGGGCTCGACGTCGCTGACGCGCGATGAGGTGACCGGCGCCTGGCCGCTCATCCGCTACCTGCTCGATGAGCCGTCCTACCGGGCCGTCTATCAGCAGTATGCCTTGGAGGTGGTGCGCGGCCCGCTCGCCACGGACGCGATGAAGGCCCGCCTGAGCGCGGAACATGCCCTCATCGCCCCCTGGGTCACCGGCGAGAACGCGGAGCGCCAGGGCTTCACCTTCCTGAGCAATCCCCAGCAGTTCCAGGACGCGCTCACCGGTGCCTCGGGCTTGCTGAATTTCGCCGAGCAGCGCCCCGGCCAGGTCGAGGCCGCCTTCGGGACCCCATGA
- a CDS encoding peptidase C39 family protein translates to MARFWRSTAAERDFERFSRHGTILARDGALELDAAAPEGTSPFPAGGAAGTPPIERYRLGSAILSEQPIVGGFDSAIPSFDALTPPGTWVRVTLAARVEGTWTKDYDFGPWALDKGTVSRRSVDGQEDTQGRVLTDTLVLKRKADALRATVWLYSTQPGVSPRVRALSVALSDGTRMPVDSLADQTGWGTVLEVPGLSQMPYPHGGPVWCSPTSTTMLLGYWNRKLGRNDLAEPVPTAAEHVYDEVYRGTGNWSFNTAYAAARGDGALHGAVVRLDGFAQVGRFIAAGIPVSISIAYTPGMLTGSAAYSSDGHLIVVKGFTPEGDVVCNDPAFPSDDQVGVTYKRAELWQAWRHSGGAAYVLWPVGTALPAGSVSLVP, encoded by the coding sequence GTGGCGCGTTTCTGGAGGAGCACCGCGGCAGAGCGGGACTTCGAGCGCTTCAGCAGACACGGCACGATTCTCGCCCGTGATGGCGCGCTGGAGTTGGACGCGGCAGCCCCTGAAGGCACCTCCCCCTTTCCTGCTGGCGGTGCCGCCGGCACGCCCCCCATCGAGCGCTACCGGCTCGGCTCGGCGATCCTGTCCGAGCAACCCATCGTCGGCGGCTTCGACAGCGCCATCCCCTCCTTCGATGCGCTCACGCCTCCTGGAACGTGGGTGCGCGTCACCCTCGCCGCGCGCGTGGAGGGCACCTGGACGAAGGACTACGACTTCGGCCCCTGGGCGCTCGACAAAGGCACCGTCTCCCGACGCAGCGTGGATGGGCAGGAGGACACGCAGGGGCGCGTCCTCACCGACACGCTCGTGCTCAAGCGGAAGGCGGATGCCCTGCGCGCCACGGTGTGGCTCTACTCCACCCAACCTGGAGTGAGTCCTCGCGTCCGGGCGCTCTCGGTGGCACTGAGTGACGGGACACGCATGCCGGTGGACAGCCTCGCGGATCAGACGGGCTGGGGAACCGTGCTGGAGGTGCCAGGCCTCTCCCAGATGCCCTACCCCCATGGGGGACCCGTGTGGTGCTCGCCCACCTCCACCACGATGTTGCTCGGCTACTGGAACCGGAAGCTGGGCCGCAACGACCTGGCTGAACCCGTCCCCACCGCCGCCGAGCACGTCTATGACGAGGTGTACCGGGGCACTGGCAACTGGAGCTTCAACACCGCCTATGCCGCCGCCCGAGGCGACGGCGCCCTCCATGGCGCGGTGGTGCGGCTCGATGGCTTCGCCCAAGTGGGGCGGTTCATCGCCGCGGGCATTCCCGTGAGCATCAGCATCGCCTACACGCCGGGCATGCTCACCGGCTCCGCGGCGTACTCCTCGGACGGTCACCTCATCGTCGTGAAGGGCTTCACCCCCGAGGGCGATGTCGTGTGCAATGACCCCGCCTTCCCCAGCGATGACCAGGTGGGGGTGACGTACAAGCGGGCCGAACTCTGGCAGGCGTGGCGCCACTCGGGAGGCGCCGCCTACGTGCTGTGGCCCGTGGGCACGGCGCTGCCCGCTGGCTCGGTCAGCCTCGTGCCCTGA